Proteins encoded together in one Pangasianodon hypophthalmus isolate fPanHyp1 chromosome 18, fPanHyp1.pri, whole genome shotgun sequence window:
- the tmbim4 gene encoding protein lifeguard 4 — translation MSSEKYPRSSIEDDFNYGTNVATASVQIRMDFLRKVYTILSVQIILTTALSALFMFCEPIKNFVHSSPSLVLLSAVGSLLLIIALAIYRHQHPINLYLLLGFTVLEAVSVGTTVTFYEYSVVFQAFVLTSAVFVGLTAYTLQSKRDFSKLGAGLFAGLWILVIAGFMRIFFHNDTLELVCAGAGALLFCGFIIYDTHILMRKLSPEEHILASINLYLDIVNLFLHILRILDSMKKN, via the exons ATGAGCTCAGAAAAATATCCTCGCTCCTCTATTGAGGATGATTTTAATTATGGCACGAATGTTGCGACGGCGAGTGTCCAGATCCGCATGG ATTTCCTACGCAAAGTGTACACAATCCTGTCAGTGCAGATCATCCTGACCACAGCTTTGTCTGCCCTCTTTATGTTCTGCGAGCCCATCAAAAACTTTGTACATTCAAG TCCCTCCCTGGTCTTACTGTCTGCAGTTGGATCTCTGTTACTGATCATTGCCCTGGCTATTTATCGCCACCAGCATCCCATCAACCTCTACTTACTGCTGGGATTC ACTGTGTTGGAGGCCGTGTCTGTCGGTACCACTG tgacattttatGAATACTCGGTGGTATTCCAGGCCTTCGTGCTCACATCGGCCGTCTTTGTTGGCCTGACTGCCTACACACTGCAGTCCAAACGGGACTTCAGCAAGCTCGGAGCTGG GCTGTTTGCTGGCCTGTGGATTCTAGTCATTGCCGGTTTTATGAGG ATTTTCTTCCACAATGACACGCTAGAGCTTGTGTGTGCCGGCGCCGGCGCTCTGCTCTTCTGCGGCTTCATCATCTACGACACGCACATTCTGATGCGCAAGCTGTCACCCGAGGAGCACATACTGGCCTCCATCAACCTCTACCTGGACATAGTCAACCTCTTCCTGCACATCCTGCGCATCCTCGACTCCATGAAGAAGAACTGA